GCGTGGGCGCGCTGGCCAAGGCCGACGCCCGGTTTGTGCGCGAGAAGACCGGCTATGCCATCGGCGGCGTGTGCCCGGTCGGCCATGCCGTCAAGCCGGTGATGCTGCTCGACGAAGACCTGTTCCGCTTCGACAGCGTGTGGGCCGCGGCCGGCCATCCGCACGCGGTCTTCAACCTGACGCCCGCCGAGCTGGCGGCCATGACCGGCGCCCCGGTGGTGGACATCGCCCAGCGGAGCTGACCGCACGCGCGCCGCCATGGGTACCTGCACCCCCACGCAACTGAAGCTGGCGCTCGGCAAGCTGCGCAACCACGGCGCGCGGGCCGAACGTGCGCGGCCGGTGGCCTCGCCCTGCATCAACGTGTGCAGGATGGACGCAGCGCGCGGCCTGTGCGTCGGCTGCATGCGCACGCTCGACGAGATCGCGGCGTGGTCCGCGCTGCCCGACGCCGCGCGCATCGCCATCTGGCGGCAGTTGCCCGGGCGCGCCCGCGCGTGGCTCGAAGACACCGCCCGCGCATGACGGCCGGCCAC
The sequence above is drawn from the Ralstonia solanacearum K60 genome and encodes:
- a CDS encoding DUF1289 domain-containing protein: MGTCTPTQLKLALGKLRNHGARAERARPVASPCINVCRMDAARGLCVGCMRTLDEIAAWSALPDAARIAIWRQLPGRARAWLEDTARA